One Gloeothece verrucosa PCC 7822 DNA window includes the following coding sequences:
- the pdhA gene encoding pyruvate dehydrogenase (acetyl-transferring) E1 component subunit alpha gives MVSERTLPTFNSAGVSITASEGLMLYEDMVLGRMFEDKCAEMYYRGKMFGFVHLYNGQEAVSTGIIKALRPDEDYVCSTYRDHVHALSCGIPAREVMAELFGKETGCSKGRGGSMHLFSEKHRLLGGFAFVSEGIPVATGAAFQTKYRRDALGDETADQVTTCFFGDGASNNGQFFECLNMAALWKLPIIYVVENNKWAIGMAHNRATSQPEVYKKASVFNMPGIEVDGMDVLAVRTVAKEAIARARAGEGPTLIEALTYRFRGHSLADPDELRSSDEKQFWSARDPISRLGSYLLEHDLASQEDLTQIEKKVQGIIEEAVTFAEQSKEPDPSELRRYIFAEDE, from the coding sequence ATGGTTTCTGAACGGACTTTACCTACTTTTAACTCGGCTGGCGTTAGTATTACTGCTTCTGAAGGTTTGATGCTTTATGAGGATATGGTCTTAGGACGGATGTTCGAGGACAAATGTGCCGAGATGTATTATCGGGGCAAAATGTTTGGTTTTGTTCATTTATACAATGGTCAAGAGGCTGTTTCTACTGGGATCATTAAAGCGTTGCGTCCCGATGAAGATTATGTTTGTAGTACCTATCGGGACCATGTTCATGCTCTTAGTTGTGGGATTCCGGCTCGTGAAGTGATGGCAGAGTTATTTGGTAAAGAAACCGGCTGTAGCAAGGGACGGGGCGGTTCGATGCACTTGTTTTCGGAAAAACATCGTTTATTGGGGGGGTTTGCTTTTGTCTCTGAAGGCATTCCCGTCGCTACAGGAGCCGCTTTTCAAACTAAATATCGTCGTGATGCTCTCGGAGATGAAACGGCTGATCAGGTAACGACCTGTTTCTTTGGGGATGGGGCTTCTAATAATGGTCAGTTTTTTGAGTGTCTGAATATGGCGGCTTTGTGGAAGTTGCCCATTATTTATGTGGTAGAAAACAATAAATGGGCTATTGGTATGGCTCATAACCGGGCGACCTCTCAGCCTGAAGTCTATAAGAAAGCAAGCGTTTTTAATATGCCTGGGATCGAGGTGGATGGGATGGATGTTTTAGCTGTTCGCACTGTGGCTAAAGAGGCCATTGCCCGTGCAAGAGCCGGTGAAGGCCCTACCCTCATTGAGGCATTAACCTATCGTTTTCGGGGTCATTCTCTTGCCGATCCCGATGAGTTACGCTCAAGTGATGAAAAACAATTTTGGTCAGCCCGCGATCCCATTAGCCGCTTAGGTTCTTATTTGTTAGAACATGACTTAGCCAGTCAAGAAGACTTAACTCAAATTGAGAAAAAAGTGCAGGGGATCATTGAAGAGGCGGTGACTTTTGCTGAACAAAGCAAAGAACCCGACCCGAGCGAATTACGTCGCTATATTTTTGCTGAAGATGAATAA
- a CDS encoding DUF1815 family protein: MFIRLAQQHRQFVKDLVMNLQALAITLENRGYLASCYTCGHEMNSASFMVSLGENHLIRFLVSDYGITWTEMRDDRELMKLEGAEAISQLEDLADLVKYQVPPSEFKLQSVRLKGQQMQAV, translated from the coding sequence GTGTTTATACGACTAGCACAACAACATCGGCAATTCGTGAAAGATTTAGTCATGAATCTGCAAGCCCTAGCGATCACCTTAGAAAATCGAGGTTATCTAGCTTCTTGCTACACCTGTGGTCATGAAATGAACAGTGCCTCGTTTATGGTGAGTTTGGGCGAAAATCATTTAATTCGTTTTCTCGTCTCCGACTATGGAATCACCTGGACAGAAATGCGAGATGACCGAGAATTGATGAAATTAGAGGGAGCAGAAGCCATCAGCCAATTAGAAGATTTAGCGGATTTAGTCAAGTATCAAGTTCCGCCTTCTGAGTTTAAATTACAAAGTGTTCGTCTAAAAGGGCAGCAAATGCAAGCGGTCTAA
- a CDS encoding ABA4-like family protein, producing MTISITQLFDLANLFVLPFWGLMILLPHWGVTKKVMESYLPFVVLAGAYIYCFINSVNAIPVDSAGSFINPHLSDIASLFADERVAAAGWIHFLTLDLFLGRWIYWEGQRTGIWTIHSLILCLFAGPIGLLSHLITVAVANQFLKGKEQLTEISQ from the coding sequence ATGACTATAAGCATTACACAATTGTTTGATCTGGCGAACTTATTTGTTTTGCCTTTTTGGGGACTAATGATTTTACTACCCCATTGGGGAGTTACCAAAAAAGTGATGGAATCTTATCTTCCTTTTGTCGTTTTAGCAGGGGCTTATATTTACTGTTTTATTAACTCTGTTAATGCCATTCCTGTCGACTCGGCTGGGTCTTTCATTAATCCCCATTTAAGTGATATTGCTAGTTTATTTGCCGATGAGAGAGTAGCGGCGGCAGGATGGATACATTTTTTAACGCTTGATTTATTCTTGGGAAGATGGATTTATTGGGAAGGACAACGAACCGGAATCTGGACAATTCATTCTTTGATTTTATGTCTGTTTGCTGGGCCAATAGGATTATTGTCTCATCTAATTACTGTAGCAGTAGCTAATCAGTTTTTGAAAGGGAAAGAACAGTTGACAGAAATTAGTCAATAA
- a CDS encoding PEP-CTERM sorting domain-containing protein codes for MKLNWKSGLSKVVMASSSITVISLIAVPAQAANLLQNGSFENTNGTFVNNGLGAMSLPTGSTTIPGWTTINQELGWLNNNNIYGPVITPFGDYFLDLTGYHDSFPYGGVTQTISTTVGSTYKLSLNLGVNNPFYPGPISVRATAGSTSQTFTFNSSETGNQWGQFNLDFTASSTSTPISIVGISSASGVYLGGFYLGLDNVSVEEQNVAIPEPLTILGTVTALSFGTFFRGKLSKKQNKGSNKA; via the coding sequence ATGAAACTTAATTGGAAAAGCGGCTTATCTAAAGTAGTGATGGCTTCTTCCTCTATCACCGTCATTTCGCTAATAGCAGTCCCCGCACAGGCCGCGAATTTATTGCAAAATGGCAGTTTTGAAAATACAAACGGTACTTTTGTCAATAACGGCCTGGGAGCAATGTCCCTTCCTACAGGCTCTACCACAATACCAGGATGGACTACTATCAATCAAGAATTAGGATGGCTAAATAATAATAATATTTACGGGCCAGTAATCACTCCTTTTGGAGATTATTTTCTTGACTTAACGGGTTATCATGATTCCTTTCCCTATGGAGGTGTAACCCAAACAATTTCTACTACGGTGGGTAGTACCTACAAGCTATCCCTCAACTTGGGAGTCAATAACCCCTTTTACCCAGGCCCTATCTCAGTTAGGGCAACGGCTGGTTCTACTAGCCAAACCTTCACATTTAATTCGTCGGAAACTGGAAACCAATGGGGACAATTCAACCTTGATTTTACAGCATCATCTACATCCACCCCAATTAGTATCGTGGGAATTTCTTCTGCAAGCGGAGTTTATCTTGGGGGATTTTATCTTGGGCTAGATAATGTATCTGTAGAAGAACAAAATGTAGCCATTCCCGAACCTCTAACGATTCTCGGTACAGTTACAGCTTTAAGCTTTGGTACTTTCTTTAGGGGTAAGTTATCCAAAAAACAAAATAAAGGCAGCAACAAAGCATAA
- a CDS encoding ion channel, producing the protein MKPPKQRLQKNAKTLKVFAYPNLLKRFKPVKNDKNFSLVDTIWHDLYHWLLSLSWPQFLLSITLVYLTINFLFALVYLTGGDGIANAHPGSLTDAFFFSIQTLSTVGYGSMYPQTLYTQILVTVEILFGLVLLAILTGLMFARFSKPTARVMFSKVAVICPYNGIDTFMFRVANQRDNQIIEAQVKVNFLANEVSHEGHQLRRFYDVNLIRSQTPVFGLSWLVMHPIDENSPFWGKDLEFLNNIEAEIWVSFTGIDDTFSQTVHARHSYAISDLVWNRRFVDIFARKPNGQRYIDLSRFHDVIPL; encoded by the coding sequence ATGAAACCCCCTAAACAACGGTTACAGAAAAACGCTAAAACCCTTAAGGTTTTTGCCTATCCAAATTTACTTAAACGTTTTAAACCGGTTAAAAATGACAAAAATTTTTCTCTAGTAGACACTATTTGGCACGACCTTTATCATTGGCTTTTAAGCCTTTCTTGGCCTCAGTTTTTGTTGAGCATTACTCTCGTTTATTTAACTATCAATTTCCTATTTGCCCTAGTTTATCTAACGGGAGGAGATGGAATTGCCAACGCCCATCCCGGTTCACTAACTGACGCTTTTTTCTTTAGTATACAAACTCTGTCTACTGTGGGTTATGGTTCTATGTATCCTCAAACCCTTTATACTCAAATTTTAGTGACAGTAGAGATTTTATTTGGGTTAGTTTTACTGGCGATTTTAACCGGGTTAATGTTTGCTCGTTTTTCTAAACCCACCGCTAGGGTAATGTTTAGTAAAGTCGCTGTTATTTGTCCTTATAATGGCATTGATACTTTCATGTTTAGAGTGGCTAATCAACGAGATAACCAGATTATAGAAGCTCAAGTTAAAGTTAATTTTCTGGCTAATGAAGTTAGTCATGAGGGTCATCAATTACGGCGATTTTATGACGTTAATTTAATTCGCTCTCAGACTCCTGTTTTTGGTTTAAGCTGGTTAGTTATGCACCCGATTGATGAGAATAGTCCCTTTTGGGGTAAAGATTTAGAATTTTTAAACAATATAGAAGCTGAAATTTGGGTATCGTTTACGGGAATTGATGACACTTTCTCTCAAACGGTTCATGCTCGTCATTCTTATGCCATTTCAGACCTCGTTTGGAATAGGCGTTTTGTCGATATTTTTGCTCGCAAACCTAATGGACAACGTTATATAGATTTAAGCCGCTTTCATGATGTTATTCCTTTATAA
- a CDS encoding acylase, with product MTVKRLLPFVLSLILIFITTIPMMSATKTEILWDSWGIPHVWANNSENLFKAFGWAQTHSHGNLILRLYGQARGRAAEYWGKDYLTSDQYVRLMGIPTRAQQWYEQQSPQMRSYLDAFAAGINEYVQKYPSRIEEPLKAVLPISAVDILAHFQRVIYFHFLTNPQQVASLQSTELQGGSNGWAIAPSKSKSGQAMLLANPHLPWGDFYLWYEAQLNSPEVNSYGATLVGTPVLGIAFNDHLGWTLTVNPTDGADIYQLTLKDEGYLFEGKVRPFTRETQAIKIRQSNGTYIETSITIKTSIQGVVIAEKEDQAYALRVVGLDQPGTMQQLWQMGQATNLKQFETALKPVQLPLFNILYADRQGNIFYLFNATVPIRSTGDWNYWKKIVPGDTANTLWTEYHPYQDLPRLVNPPTGWLQNTNDPPWSSTYPPVLSPENYPPYLTLPSLEKTGNIFRTQRSIKLLQEAEKLSFEEMIAKKFSSRLEMADRILEYLIPAARFLANPIGIEAAEVLDKWDRQTNADSRGAALFALWALTIEPSGLFSKPWNQQNYLTTPTGIADFNTALAVLEGVAAQIKLLYGRLDVSWGEVVRLRYGDKDLPASGGPGILGCFRVLNLQKAQDERFQVAFGDTYIAAIKFSDPPEAKALMVYGNSTQPGSVHVGDQLELYAQGQLRPVWRTRPQIEAHLELKEEID from the coding sequence ATGACCGTTAAACGCCTTCTGCCCTTTGTCCTGAGCCTGATTTTAATCTTTATAACGACAATACCGATGATGAGTGCCACCAAAACTGAGATACTCTGGGATAGTTGGGGAATTCCCCATGTTTGGGCCAATAATTCCGAAAATCTGTTTAAAGCCTTTGGATGGGCACAAACCCACAGTCACGGTAACTTAATTTTACGACTCTATGGACAGGCAAGAGGCAGAGCCGCCGAATATTGGGGAAAAGACTATCTCACCTCGGATCAATATGTGAGGTTAATGGGTATCCCTACGAGGGCACAACAATGGTATGAACAACAAAGTCCCCAAATGCGAAGTTATTTAGACGCATTTGCGGCCGGAATTAATGAATATGTTCAAAAGTATCCCTCGCGCATAGAAGAACCCTTAAAAGCTGTTTTACCCATTAGTGCGGTTGATATATTAGCCCATTTCCAACGGGTAATCTATTTTCATTTTCTCACTAACCCCCAACAAGTAGCCAGTTTACAAAGCACAGAACTACAAGGCGGTTCCAATGGCTGGGCGATCGCTCCCTCAAAATCAAAAAGCGGCCAAGCCATGTTATTAGCTAACCCCCATCTGCCTTGGGGAGATTTTTATCTCTGGTATGAGGCGCAATTAAATAGCCCTGAAGTCAATAGCTATGGTGCCACCTTGGTAGGAACCCCCGTATTAGGGATCGCCTTTAACGATCATCTCGGTTGGACACTCACGGTTAACCCCACTGATGGGGCAGATATTTATCAACTGACCTTAAAAGACGAAGGTTATCTGTTTGAGGGAAAAGTACGTCCCTTTACCCGTGAAACCCAAGCGATTAAAATTCGACAGTCTAACGGCACTTATATTGAAACATCCATCACTATTAAAACCTCTATTCAAGGGGTTGTGATTGCCGAAAAAGAGGATCAAGCTTACGCCTTGCGGGTGGTGGGGTTAGATCAACCCGGAACCATGCAACAATTATGGCAAATGGGTCAAGCGACTAACCTCAAACAATTTGAAACCGCCCTCAAACCTGTACAACTACCCCTATTTAATATTCTCTACGCTGACCGTCAGGGGAATATCTTCTATTTATTTAATGCTACAGTCCCTATTCGTTCAACCGGCGACTGGAACTACTGGAAAAAAATTGTCCCCGGCGACACCGCTAACACCCTTTGGACTGAATATCACCCCTACCAAGACTTACCCCGTCTAGTCAACCCTCCTACAGGATGGTTACAAAATACCAATGATCCCCCTTGGAGTAGTACCTATCCTCCCGTCTTATCTCCAGAAAATTATCCCCCTTATCTGACTCTTCCCTCTTTAGAGAAAACGGGTAATATTTTTCGCACTCAACGGTCGATTAAACTGTTACAAGAAGCGGAAAAACTCTCTTTTGAAGAAATGATCGCCAAAAAATTTTCCTCTCGCTTAGAGATGGCTGATCGCATTTTAGAATATTTGATTCCGGCTGCCCGCTTCCTGGCTAACCCCATCGGGATAGAAGCCGCAGAAGTTTTAGATAAATGGGACCGTCAAACCAATGCTGATAGTCGAGGTGCTGCCTTATTTGCCCTCTGGGCCTTGACGATCGAACCCTCTGGCTTATTTTCAAAACCCTGGAATCAACAAAATTATCTAACGACACCCACCGGCATAGCTGACTTTAACACGGCTTTAGCTGTCTTAGAAGGAGTAGCCGCACAAATTAAACTGTTATATGGAAGATTAGATGTTTCTTGGGGTGAGGTGGTTAGACTGCGCTATGGGGATAAAGATTTACCCGCCAGTGGGGGACCGGGAATTTTAGGCTGTTTTCGGGTGTTAAATCTACAAAAAGCCCAAGATGAACGTTTTCAAGTGGCCTTTGGAGATACCTATATAGCCGCCATCAAGTTTTCTGATCCCCCAGAAGCCAAAGCCTTAATGGTGTATGGAAATTCCACTCAACCGGGATCGGTTCATGTGGGGGATCAATTAGAATTATATGCCCAAGGACAATTGCGTCCGGTTTGGCGAACTCGCCCTCAAATTGAAGCCCACTTAGAATTAAAAGAAGAGATTGACTAA
- a CDS encoding cadmium resistance transporter yields MSWLLSTLIIGLSAAFATTFDDNVYLTAFFGKVNRSFHPKHIILGEFVGFTALVMASLPGFFGGLFIPEAWIGLLGFLPIIIGISNLISQEDEEEMVQAVSVPLKSSAPSRSHKKSLWEILKDRQTYRVSAVTIANGGNNIGIYVPLFASSNLPSLGIILSVCYLTVGLWCFLSFHLTKNPLLAPILARYGRKIFPFVLIWLGCSILIKSQSYQLLGNLAFFPH; encoded by the coding sequence ATGAGTTGGCTACTTAGTACCTTAATTATTGGCCTGTCCGCAGCTTTTGCCACAACATTTGACGATAATGTATACTTAACGGCCTTCTTCGGAAAAGTCAACCGAAGTTTTCATCCTAAGCATATTATTCTAGGCGAATTTGTGGGATTTACCGCCTTAGTTATGGCTAGTTTACCGGGATTTTTTGGCGGGTTATTTATTCCGGAAGCTTGGATTGGATTATTAGGTTTTCTGCCGATTATTATTGGGATTAGTAATCTTATCAGTCAGGAAGATGAAGAAGAGATGGTACAAGCTGTCTCTGTTCCCCTCAAATCTTCTGCCCCATCTAGGAGTCATAAAAAATCCCTGTGGGAAATCCTAAAAGATCGTCAAACTTATCGGGTTTCTGCCGTAACTATTGCTAATGGAGGAAACAATATTGGCATTTATGTTCCCTTGTTTGCTAGTAGCAATCTTCCCAGTTTGGGAATAATTTTGTCAGTTTGTTATTTAACTGTGGGACTGTGGTGTTTTCTCTCTTTTCATCTTACTAAAAATCCTTTGTTAGCCCCAATCTTAGCGCGTTATGGCCGTAAAATATTCCCGTTTGTCTTAATTTGGTTAGGCTGTTCTATCCTCATTAAGAGTCAATCCTATCAACTTTTAGGGAATTTAGCGTTCTTTCCTCATTAA
- the upp gene encoding uracil phosphoribosyltransferase has translation MSMQLRVYVPDHPLIKHWLAIARDTNTPSVLFKTAITELGRWLTYEAVRYWLPTIDTSIQTPLSECAATLINPEVPIAVIPILRAGLALLDGAQTLLPLASTYHLGLARNEETLEASCYLNKLPPLFAPDTRVIILEPMLATGGSIMTAMEEVTKRGADPASMRVISVVAAPPALQKLGQHYPSLTIYTAIIDEGLNSKGYIVPGLGDAGDRAFGT, from the coding sequence ATGAGTATGCAATTGCGCGTTTATGTGCCAGATCACCCATTGATCAAACATTGGTTAGCGATCGCCCGAGATACCAATACCCCATCAGTTCTCTTTAAAACTGCTATCACTGAACTAGGACGCTGGTTAACTTATGAAGCTGTCCGTTATTGGTTACCGACTATCGACACATCTATACAAACACCTCTGAGTGAATGCGCCGCGACTCTCATTAACCCCGAGGTTCCCATTGCCGTTATTCCCATTTTACGGGCAGGACTTGCTTTATTAGATGGGGCACAGACTTTACTCCCTCTAGCTTCTACTTACCATTTGGGGTTAGCCCGCAACGAGGAAACCCTGGAAGCGAGTTGTTATTTAAATAAATTACCCCCCCTATTTGCCCCCGACACCCGAGTGATTATTTTAGAACCCATGTTAGCTACTGGGGGATCAATTATGACAGCTATGGAAGAAGTCACTAAACGGGGTGCCGATCCGGCTTCGATGCGTGTTATTTCTGTGGTTGCTGCCCCGCCGGCTTTGCAAAAATTAGGACAACACTACCCTTCTTTAACCATTTATACCGCTATTATTGATGAAGGACTTAATAGTAAAGGCTATATTGTTCCAGGATTAGGAGATGCGGGGGATCGGGCTTTTGGGACTTAA
- the recR gene encoding recombination mediator RecR: protein MFTPPLARLIEQLQRLPGVGPKTAQRLALHILKRPEEEVNTLAKAIIEAKKQVGLCQVCFHLSAESVCEICRNPNRNNNIICVVADSRDVIALEKTREYGGKYHVLGGVISPMDGIGPEQLNISALVRRVSQQKVQEVILAISPSVEGETTTLYVGQLLKPFTLVTRIAFGLPMGGDLEYADEVTLARALEGRRELD, encoded by the coding sequence ATTTTTACTCCACCCTTAGCCCGTCTGATCGAACAATTGCAACGTTTACCCGGCGTGGGTCCAAAAACCGCCCAACGCTTAGCCCTACATATCCTCAAACGTCCAGAAGAAGAAGTTAACACCTTAGCCAAAGCGATCATAGAAGCCAAAAAACAAGTAGGATTATGTCAAGTTTGCTTTCATCTCTCGGCCGAGTCAGTTTGTGAAATTTGCCGCAACCCGAATCGAAATAATAATATCATTTGTGTCGTTGCAGACTCTCGAGATGTGATCGCCCTAGAAAAGACTCGAGAATATGGGGGAAAATATCACGTTTTAGGGGGTGTTATTTCGCCGATGGATGGCATCGGACCCGAACAATTAAATATTAGTGCCTTAGTGAGGCGAGTCAGCCAGCAGAAGGTACAAGAAGTCATTTTAGCCATCAGTCCTAGTGTAGAAGGAGAGACCACCACCCTCTATGTTGGTCAACTGTTAAAACCCTTTACGCTAGTAACCCGCATTGCCTTCGGTTTACCGATGGGGGGAGACCTGGAATATGCAGATGAGGTAACTCTAGCCAGGGCATTAGAAGGACGACGAGAATTAGACTAA
- a CDS encoding MoaD/ThiS family protein translates to MAVTVLIPTPLQKFTNNQATLECTETANIADLIENLEQTFPGIKARLCEDNGQPRRFLNFYVNTEDIRFLEGTNTPLKDGDEVSIVPAVAGG, encoded by the coding sequence ATGGCCGTTACAGTTTTAATTCCAACACCCCTACAAAAATTCACCAACAATCAAGCCACTCTAGAATGTACAGAAACAGCCAATATCGCTGACTTAATTGAAAACTTAGAACAGACCTTTCCGGGCATTAAAGCTCGCTTGTGTGAAGATAATGGACAGCCGCGCCGCTTCCTCAACTTCTACGTCAATACAGAAGATATCCGTTTCCTCGAGGGAACCAATACCCCCCTTAAAGATGGGGATGAAGTCAGTATCGTTCCTGCCGTAGCAGGCGGCTAA